From one Salmo salar chromosome ssa09, Ssal_v3.1, whole genome shotgun sequence genomic stretch:
- the LOC106610778 gene encoding protein CLN8: protein MTSQQANPLPAFKSPADPSPDYFSWVLRLQIISLGFAFYTAIFLLSHLVSTALSQTYHSLLAKEKVFWNLAVTRAVFGLQGTVAGLRALTEDSDLSRDRIRGQEDWSWFTVLIATGFFLFENVVLHLSSVVFRSFDLALATHHFFALSGFTGAVVWDSLGHYLPMVTLLLEMSTPFTCISWMLLKAGWARTLFWKANQWVMVHMFHCRMVLTYYMWWVSWSHWGEMNMYMALPQRVLFYTGLALLTGLINPIWTHKKTMQLLNPVDWNFSNKPLPNGPSGEREEKPHES from the exons ATGACCTCCCAGCAGGCCAACCCTTTGCCGGCATTCAAGAGCCCCGCTGACCCCAGTCCAGACTACTTCTCCTGGGTCCTTCGCCTCCAGATCATCAGCCTGGGCTTTGCCTTCTACACTgccatcttcctcctctcccacctGGTGTCCACAGCCCTCTCCCAGACCTACCACTCTCTGCTGGCCAAGGAGAAGGTGTTCTGGAACCTGGCTGTCACACGGGCCGTATTCGGCCTCCAAGGCACGGTGGCAGGCTTACGAGCGCTGACCGAAGACTCGGACTTGTCAAGGGACAGGATAAGAGGTCAGGAGGACTGGTCGTGGTTCACCGTGCTCATCGCCACGGGCTTCTTCCTGTTTGAGAATGTGGTGCTGCATCTCTCCAGTGTGGTGTTCAGGTCCTTCGACCTCGCTCTGGCTACCCACCATTTCTTTGCCCTGTCGGGGTTCACTGGGGCCGTGGTCTGGGACTCACTAGGGCATTACCTGCCCATGGTCACTCTGCTGCTGGAGATGAGCACGCCTTTCACCTGCATCTCCTGGATGTTACTAAAG GCGGGCTGGGCGAGGACCCTCTTCTGGAAGGCCAACCAGTGGGTGATGGTCCACATGTTCCACTGCCGCATGGTGCttacctactacatgtggtgggTGAGCTGGAGCCACTGGGGGGAGATGAACATGTACATGGCTCTGCCCCAGCGAGTCCTCTTCTACACTGGCCTGGCCCTGCTCACAGGGCTCATCAACCCCATCTGGACACACAAGAAGACCATGCAGCTCCTCAACCCTGTCGACTGGAACTTCAGCAACAAGCCATTGCCCAACGGCCCCAGTGGGGAACGGGAAGAGAAACCTCATGAGAGCTAA